A segment of the Desulfofundulus kuznetsovii DSM 6115 genome:
CTTTTCGTTTTTCGCGGCGCGCCGGATCAAAAGGAAAAGCTCGACCTCATCCACGGTTCCGCCGCAGCCCTTTACACCCCTTTACCCGGTGACGTCCTGATCACGCCGGCTGAAGCGGCCGGACGGGGATGGGTGACCGCCGGCCGTCGCAGGTTTGTCCTGGAAGGAAAGGAAGGAGCTAGGAAGCTGCTGCCGCTGCTCCGGCGTCTGGGCAGCCTCTACAATAAAGGCGCCCGCTCCACCATTGAAAGTATGGATTTGATTGACCTGGAGCTTCCCGGCGGCGGCTTGATCCGGCTTCAACTGACCGGCGTTACCCCGGAATCCATGAAGGCTCTTGGCGAGCTTTTTGAAGTGCTGGCCGGCGTGGTACAGCAGGGCGAACAAACCGAGGCCATTCTTGAAATAGCCGATCCGGATGATGATTGCTTATTCATCCAGGAGTTGAAGAAACAATAAGGCGGGGCGGATCAAATGGCAAACCGGAAGTCAAACACCGGCCGGGGCCTGCTGCCTGACCTGCAGCACCGCATCCGGCCCCTGCTGAAGAGTGCCCCCTGGATCCTGAGGGTAACCGAATATAAGGACAAACCGGCGCCCGTCCTGGTAATCAAAGAGCGCGGCGAAGGCGCGGATGACGCCCCAAATAACGGCGGGGTTCCGGGCAGGGCGGTTCTTAAGGACCGGGGTCTGCTCTACGGCCAGCCCCTGCGCCGCTGCCTGCCCGTGATCCGTAACATTGTCAGCCGCGTCTGCGATCATGCCGGGATCCCGCTCGA
Coding sequences within it:
- a CDS encoding DUF7680 family protein, which produces MANRKSNTGRGLLPDLQHRIRPLLKSAPWILRVTEYKDKPAPVLVIKERGEGADDAPNNGGVPGRAVLKDRGLLYGQPLRRCLPVIRNIVSRVCDHAGIPLELQRYFGNGGIAFRGNLPLDEEAGAKLALIFKLREGVKDMDRVELMARRVQRFSREEAVYWLTRATQYGGAASRWARSGMRIMLGGQPGDEEIIHMLEKLRE